One Phaseolus vulgaris cultivar G19833 chromosome 2, P. vulgaris v2.0, whole genome shotgun sequence DNA window includes the following coding sequences:
- the LOC137811211 gene encoding uncharacterized protein isoform X2 translates to MAVIGGAASGIVLEPLTRDNYENWSALVRNYLIGQGLWGVVTFVSEIGVKPKTVSDSWKKKNAKALHIIQLACGTEILSQIRDVETAKEAWNRLGALYSSQLKADSDIEQGVLVEDSLLQNKPLYRYVESDEWNDAKAIINNDDTAIFSTSSTGRTVLHVAVMAGHLHIVKNLVKLGKDKLVKMQDNFDYTALSFAAELTGNVEIAKCMVEKKGGKKLLTMKTKVGEIPVLLSAAKGYKEMTRYLYSQTPLEAFVDKNSHTGVLLLARCITAEIFDVALSLIHRIPHLPLTHESDGLRPLYALAHMPSAFPSGTGFGRLQQLIYDTLRLERLEVQNFCRVRVKLFGISIDYCGKIIGIVADVTEVEGLRVAQEEHQYNTSFTGRLCELALNFPPIRLLGRLLIFVYLLFQNHILLKFSAGISEIYQQKKTHLVVLEILNCMCDRVSEYEESQLREASAYDAMLQAAKLGIIEFIDKMRKTNPDLLWAIDRNKRGIFSHAILNRRKDVFRLINSVNGRKEIIRCSADVFGNTLLHLAAYLGPSSDLDRRSGAALQMQRELQWFKVVEEIVHPKCKEEKNGDGKKPREIFSESHVEMLKAGEKWAKDTASSFTLVGTLIITIMFAAAFTVPGGNNQDTGKDFLKTLPLKLLCGLVALFLSVVSMMVAFCASLAMMLKGNQRLVIAAMSLGTIPVIVLVPSQLRLFLEIFNSTMHARYIK, encoded by the exons ATGGCAGTAATAGGTGGTGCAGCGAGTGGAATAGTTCTGGAACCACTCACAAGAGACAATTACGAGAACTGGAGTGCTCTGGTGAGAAATTATCTGATAGGTCAAGGTTTGTGGGGTGTTGTGACTTTTGTTTCGGAGATTGGTGTGAAACCTAAAACCGTTTCTGACtcatggaagaagaagaatgccaaggctttgcatatcATCCAGTTAGCATGTGGAACGGAGATTCTAAGTCAGATTAGAGATGTTGAAACGGCCAAAGAAGCTTGGAACAGATTGGGTGCCTTGTACAGTTCACAGTTAAAAGCTGATTCAGATATTGAACAAG GTGTACTGGTGGAGGATAGTCTCCTTCAAAATAAACCGTTGTACAGATATGTGGAGAGCGATGAGTGGAATGATGCAAAAGCAATAATCAACAATGACGACACCGCCATATTTTCCACTTCCTCCACAGGAAGAACCGTTCTTCATGTTGCAGTAATGGCTGGCCACCTACACATTGTGAAGAATTTGGTCAAGTTAGGGAAAGATAAGTTAGTTAAAATGCAAGACAACTTCGATTACACTGCTCTTTCTTTCGCTGCGGAACTAACCGGAAACGTAGAGATTGCAAAGTGCATGGTAGAGAAGAAGGGAGGGAAGAAGCTTTTAACTATGAAGACCAAAGTTGGTGAAATTCCTGTTCTTCTTTCTGCTGCTAAGGGCTACAAAGAGATGACTCGCTATCTCTACTCTCAAACTCCGTTGGAAGCGTTTGTGGACAAAAATTCCCACACTGGAGTTTTGCTTCTTGCACGATGCATCACTGCTGAAATATTTG ATGTGGCTTTGAGTTTAATCCATCGCATTCCACACCTCCCTCTAACCCATGAATCCGATGGACTAAGGCCCTTATATGCATTGGCACACATGCCTTCTGCATTCCCTAGTGGCACTGGATTTGGACGTCTACAACAACTCATTTATGACA CTTTAAGATTAGAAAGATTAGAGGTGCAAAACTTTTGTAGAGTAAGAGTTAAGTTGTTCGGAATAAGCATTGACTATTGCGGAAAAATCATTGGGATAGTGGCAGATGTTACTGAAGTAGAAGGCCTTCGTGTTGCTCAAGAGGAACACCAATATAATACTTCCTTTACAG GAAGGCTCTGTGAACTGGCGTTGAATTTTCCTCCCATAAGGCTTTTAG GTCGACTACTTATATTTGTTTATCTGTTATTTCAAAATCACATACTGTTAAAGTTCTCAGCTG GAATCAGCGAAATATACCAACAAAAAAAGACCCACCTTGTAGTTCTTGAAATTCTGAACTGCATGTGCGATAGAGTTTCAGAGTACGAGGAATCGCAGCTGCGAGAGGCTTCAGCGTACGATGCAATGTTGCAGGCAGCGAAGCTTGGAATTATTGAGTTCATAGATAAGATGAGGAAGACGAACCCTGACCTCTTGTGGGCCATTGATAGAAACAAGAGAGGCATATTTTCGCATGCAATTCTGAACCGTAGAAAAGACGTGTTCCGACTCATAAACAGTGTCAATGGACGGAAGGAGATAATCAGATGCAGTGCAGACGTGTTTGGCAACACCctcttgcacttggcagcatatTTAGGGCCTTCTTCTGATCTTGATAGAAGATCCGGTGCTGCTCTCCAAATGCAAAGAGAACTTCAATGGTTCAAG GTTGTTGAGGAGATTGTGCACCCCAAGTGCAAAGAAGAGAAAAATGGAGACGGTAAGAAGCCCCGTGAGATATTCAGCGAAAGCCACGTGGAGATGTTGAAAGCTGGTGAAAAATGGGCCAAAGACACAGCTAGTTCTTTCACACTCGTGGGTACTCTGATAATCACTATCATGTTCGCTGCGGCTTTCACTGTCCCCGGCGGAAACAACCAAGACACTGGG AAGGATTTCCTGAAGACGTTGCCTTTGAAGTTACTTTGCGGTCTCGTGGCCCTTTTCTTGTCTGTGGTGTCAATGATGGTAGCATTTTGTGCTTCGCTTGCTATGATGTTGAAGGGTAATCAGCGGTTGGTAATAGCAGCTATGTCGCTTGGGACTATTCCTGTTATTGTCCTAGTACCCTCACAGCTTCGCCTCTTCCTTGAGATTTTCAATTCTACAATGCATGCAAGATATATCAAGTGA
- the LOC137811211 gene encoding uncharacterized protein isoform X1, producing MAVIGGAASGIVLEPLTRDNYENWSALVRNYLIGQGLWGVVTFVSEIGVKPKTVSDSWKKKNAKALHIIQLACGTEILSQIRDVETAKEAWNRLGALYSSQLKADSDIEQGVLVEDSLLQNKPLYRYVESDEWNDAKAIINNDDTAIFSTSSTGRTVLHVAVMAGHLHIVKNLVKLGKDKLVKMQDNFDYTALSFAAELTGNVEIAKCMVEKKGGKKLLTMKTKVGEIPVLLSAAKGYKEMTRYLYSQTPLEAFVDKNSHTGVLLLARCITAEIFDVALSLIHRIPHLPLTHESDGLRPLYALAHMPSAFPSGTGFGRLQQLIYDTLRLERLEVQNFCRVRVKLFGISIDYCGKIIGIVADVTEVEGLRVAQEEHQYNTSFTGRLCELALNFPPIRLLGRLLIFVYLLFQNHILLKFSAGISEIYQQKKTHLVVLEILNCMCDRVSEYEESQLREASAYDAMLQAAKLGIIEFIDKMRKTNPDLLWAIDRNKRGIFSHAILNRRKDVFRLINSVNGRKEIIRCSADVFGNTLLHLAAYLGPSSDLDRRSGAALQMQRELQWFKVVEEIVHPKCKEEKNGDGKKPREIFSESHVEMLKAGEKWAKDTASSFTLVGTLIITIMFAAAFTVPGGNNQDTGVPIFFREQIFTLFIIADAVSLFTSSTSVLLFIGILTSRYAQKDFLKTLPLKLLCGLVALFLSVVSMMVAFCASLAMMLKGNQRLVIAAMSLGTIPVIVLVPSQLRLFLEIFNSTMHARYIK from the exons ATGGCAGTAATAGGTGGTGCAGCGAGTGGAATAGTTCTGGAACCACTCACAAGAGACAATTACGAGAACTGGAGTGCTCTGGTGAGAAATTATCTGATAGGTCAAGGTTTGTGGGGTGTTGTGACTTTTGTTTCGGAGATTGGTGTGAAACCTAAAACCGTTTCTGACtcatggaagaagaagaatgccaaggctttgcatatcATCCAGTTAGCATGTGGAACGGAGATTCTAAGTCAGATTAGAGATGTTGAAACGGCCAAAGAAGCTTGGAACAGATTGGGTGCCTTGTACAGTTCACAGTTAAAAGCTGATTCAGATATTGAACAAG GTGTACTGGTGGAGGATAGTCTCCTTCAAAATAAACCGTTGTACAGATATGTGGAGAGCGATGAGTGGAATGATGCAAAAGCAATAATCAACAATGACGACACCGCCATATTTTCCACTTCCTCCACAGGAAGAACCGTTCTTCATGTTGCAGTAATGGCTGGCCACCTACACATTGTGAAGAATTTGGTCAAGTTAGGGAAAGATAAGTTAGTTAAAATGCAAGACAACTTCGATTACACTGCTCTTTCTTTCGCTGCGGAACTAACCGGAAACGTAGAGATTGCAAAGTGCATGGTAGAGAAGAAGGGAGGGAAGAAGCTTTTAACTATGAAGACCAAAGTTGGTGAAATTCCTGTTCTTCTTTCTGCTGCTAAGGGCTACAAAGAGATGACTCGCTATCTCTACTCTCAAACTCCGTTGGAAGCGTTTGTGGACAAAAATTCCCACACTGGAGTTTTGCTTCTTGCACGATGCATCACTGCTGAAATATTTG ATGTGGCTTTGAGTTTAATCCATCGCATTCCACACCTCCCTCTAACCCATGAATCCGATGGACTAAGGCCCTTATATGCATTGGCACACATGCCTTCTGCATTCCCTAGTGGCACTGGATTTGGACGTCTACAACAACTCATTTATGACA CTTTAAGATTAGAAAGATTAGAGGTGCAAAACTTTTGTAGAGTAAGAGTTAAGTTGTTCGGAATAAGCATTGACTATTGCGGAAAAATCATTGGGATAGTGGCAGATGTTACTGAAGTAGAAGGCCTTCGTGTTGCTCAAGAGGAACACCAATATAATACTTCCTTTACAG GAAGGCTCTGTGAACTGGCGTTGAATTTTCCTCCCATAAGGCTTTTAG GTCGACTACTTATATTTGTTTATCTGTTATTTCAAAATCACATACTGTTAAAGTTCTCAGCTG GAATCAGCGAAATATACCAACAAAAAAAGACCCACCTTGTAGTTCTTGAAATTCTGAACTGCATGTGCGATAGAGTTTCAGAGTACGAGGAATCGCAGCTGCGAGAGGCTTCAGCGTACGATGCAATGTTGCAGGCAGCGAAGCTTGGAATTATTGAGTTCATAGATAAGATGAGGAAGACGAACCCTGACCTCTTGTGGGCCATTGATAGAAACAAGAGAGGCATATTTTCGCATGCAATTCTGAACCGTAGAAAAGACGTGTTCCGACTCATAAACAGTGTCAATGGACGGAAGGAGATAATCAGATGCAGTGCAGACGTGTTTGGCAACACCctcttgcacttggcagcatatTTAGGGCCTTCTTCTGATCTTGATAGAAGATCCGGTGCTGCTCTCCAAATGCAAAGAGAACTTCAATGGTTCAAG GTTGTTGAGGAGATTGTGCACCCCAAGTGCAAAGAAGAGAAAAATGGAGACGGTAAGAAGCCCCGTGAGATATTCAGCGAAAGCCACGTGGAGATGTTGAAAGCTGGTGAAAAATGGGCCAAAGACACAGCTAGTTCTTTCACACTCGTGGGTACTCTGATAATCACTATCATGTTCGCTGCGGCTTTCACTGTCCCCGGCGGAAACAACCAAGACACTGGGGTACCTATCTTCTTTCGCGAACAGATATTCACTTTGTTTATCATAGCAGATGCAGTATCACTCTTTACTTCTTCTACCTCGGTCCTCCTTTTCATTGGGATCCTGACCTCGCGTTATGCTCAGAAGGATTTCCTGAAGACGTTGCCTTTGAAGTTACTTTGCGGTCTCGTGGCCCTTTTCTTGTCTGTGGTGTCAATGATGGTAGCATTTTGTGCTTCGCTTGCTATGATGTTGAAGGGTAATCAGCGGTTGGTAATAGCAGCTATGTCGCTTGGGACTATTCCTGTTATTGTCCTAGTACCCTCACAGCTTCGCCTCTTCCTTGAGATTTTCAATTCTACAATGCATGCAAGATATATCAAGTGA
- the LOC137811210 gene encoding putative disease resistance protein RGA4: protein MDVAILWEAISHILQCATTFLPPPATRLSSDDIRYFEDSLKRILHIVKKAMHSNIQDPSVLSLWLKKVKDVINDLNDFMEDLRHNKETNTAALSLIKASQNMARRHKFKHQIKEASEKLISLLNEAENFVIFEEARENEKKLTRISEEFENVEVVGRENVKKDIIDQLKLFVNSSAVSVPVITIVGVAGIGKTKLARLVYGDDEVKALFASRIWVNRETFNVESIATHVTETANNGKRFLLVLDDLRVENGEGCQKLQDKLTKAEAGGAVVVTTRSNIVAHKISESGTVKLKPRVLQGLNEEESWYLFQKIQGQGLRKIDEDVERRVVREYCGGVPRKITAIARLLEDFDSPVSEIELKEKFLRKIKFNYYDELSTQQKLCFAYCSLFPQEHEIDAGRLIHLWMAEGFLSRNLYSDPEEFGLACFNDFVPFVFQEMGSDEFGVVKKYKMNRLMHELARTVAWDENIIVDSEGARVHERVVRSSFDFALDVQCGIPKALFEKAKKLRSILLVGKTYKSRLPHEVKMTLSTCEKILETFKCLRVLDLHDLGIKMVPSSIGDVKHLRLLDLSHNNIEKLPSSITKLFHLQTLKLSQCHVLKELPKDLENLSCLMHLYLEGCLDLTHMPRGIGKLGSLQTLSLFVASKNYHKGGLGELTDLDDLRGHLEILHLEQLNFCAPLEAKDNYLSNKKHLHCLTLRWDHEEEEEEDEKKRNGIAQKDKETLECLDPTSNPNLAVLSVVGYYGKTFSDWLSSMKCLVKFSLNDCYNCQYLPPLDHLPHLRVLELRRLESLEFVSKNSDQTSADTEASSSSSTPFFPSLKELTISDCPKLKSWWETAKWEDNRPFFTRISKLDVQCCPELHCMPLYPYLGEELVLVDSSVKSMRDTVHARTSEDFLPLSKLKTMLIARITQSPPEKWLKNFISLETLQIRDCSKLVSLPQGFKSLSSLQSLTIERCSELDLDRSKSEWEGLKHLRVLTIKEIPKLKSLPWGVEDVTSLKELQLHECPALTNLPETIGNLTSLTKLVICKCENLDSLPKGIEKLKSLDSLTITDCPLLTPRCQPETGDDWPQIGHIRNIILKQSSQDLRDLWSHGRIGLGTYF from the coding sequence ATGGACGTAGCTATTCTTTGGGAAGCCATATCCCATATCCTTCAATGCGCCACCACCTTCCTACCACCCCCAGCGACTCGTCTCTCCTCAGATGACATTCGATACTTTGAAGACAGTCTCAAAAGAATACTCCACATTGTTAAGAAGGCCATGCACAGCAACATCCAAGACCCCTCGGTTCTTTCACTCTGGTTGAAAAAGGTCAAAGACGTCATCAACGATTTGAACGATTTCATGGAGGATCTTCGTCACAACAAGGAGACAAATACCGCCGCATTATCTCTCATCAAAGCCAGCCAAAACATGGCGCGTCGCCACAAATTCAAGCACCAAATCAAGGAAGCCAGTGAGAAGCTCATAAGCCTCTTAAACGAGGCAGAAAATTTTGTCATCTTTGAAGAAGCTAGGGAGAATGAGAAGAAGTTGACTCGTATAAGTGAGGAATTTGAGAATGTTGAAGTGGTTGGTAGAGAAAATGTGAAGAAGGATATTATAGATCAACTCAAGTTGTTTGTGAACAGCAGTGCTGTATCTGTTCCTGTGATTACCATTGTTGGTGTTGCGGGAATAGGGAAGACTAAACTTGCTCGTCTCGTTTATGGGGATGACGAAGTCAAAGCTCTTTTTGCGTCACGGATTTGGGTAAACCGTGAAACATTCAACGTGGAGTCCATTGCTACACATGTTACTGAAACAGCTAACAATGGTAAACGCTTTCTTCTTGTACTTGATGATTTGAGAGTTGAGAACGGTGAGGGATGTCAGAAGTTGCAGGACAAGTTAACGAAAGCTGAAGCTGGTGGGGCAGTGGTTGTAACTACACGTAGCAATATTGTTGCACACAAGATTTCTGAAAGTGGCACGGTTAAACTTAAGCCCCGTGTTTTGCAAGGGCTTAACGAAGAGGAATCATGGTATCTGTTTCAGAAAATTCAAGGACAAGGTTTGAGAAAAATCGATGAAGATGTGGAACGGAGAGTAGTGAGAGAATATTGTGGAGGAGTCCCTAGGAAGATAACAGCCATAGCAAGGTTGTTAGAAGATTTTGATTCACCGGTTTCAGAAATAGAGTTGAAGGAGAAGTTTCTACGAAAGATAAAGTTTAACTATTACGACGAACTTTCCACGCAACAAAAGCTATGTTTTGCTTATTGTTCTTTGTTTCCTCAAGAACACGAGATAGACGCTGGGAGATTGATTCATCTCTGGATGGCAGAAGGGTTTCTCTCTAGGAACCTATATTCCGATCCAGAAGAATTTGGCTTAGCGTGTTTCAACGACTTTGTTCCTTTTGTTTTCCAGGAAATGGGGAGTGACGAGTTTGGTGTTGTGAAGAAGTATAAGATGAACCGTTTAATGCATGAACTAGCAAGGACTGTGGCCTGGGATGAGAATATCATAGTGGACTCCGAAGGGGCTAGAGTTCACGAGAGAGTGGTGCGATCCTCGTTTGATTTTGCGTTGGATGTTCAGTGTGGAATCCCAAAGGCTTTGTTCGAGAAAGCGAAGAAACTGAGGAGCATTCTCTTGGTGGGAAAGACTTACAAATCGCGGCTTCCACACGAGGTGAAGATGACCTTATCAACTTGTGAAAAAATATTGGAAACTTTCAAGTGTTTGCGAGTGCTGGATCTCCATGACCTGGGGATCAAGATGGTTCCGAGCTCTATTGGGGACGTGAAGCACTTGAGGCTTCTCGATCTTTCCCATAATAACATAGAGAAGCTTCCTAGTTCAATCACCAAGCTCTTCCACTTGCAGACATTGAAACTTTCCCAATGTCATGTTCTCAAGGAATTGCCAAAAGACTTGGAGAATCTAAGTTGCCTCATGCATCTTTACTTAGAGGGGTGCCTTGATCTCACTCACATGCCTCGCGGGATAGGTAAGCTGGGTTCTCTGCAGACATTGTCACTTTTTGTGGCCAGCAAGAACTACCATAAGGGAGGTCTTGGGGAACTCACAGATCTCGATGACCTCAGAGGGCACTTGGAAATTTTGCATCTGGAGCAATTGAATTTTTGTGCACCATTGGAAGCCAAAGATAACTATTTGAGTAATAAAAAGCACCTTCATTGTTTGACTTTAAGATGGGAtcatgaggaggaagaggaggaagacGAAAAGAAAAGGAATGGTATTGCTCAAAAAGACAAGGAAACACTGGAATGTCTTGATCCAACTTCAAATCCAAATCTGGCAGTGTTATCCGTTGTGGGGTACTATGGTAAAACGTTTTCTGACTGGCTTTCTTCAATGAAATGTCTTGTTAAGTTTAGCTTAAATGATTGTTACAATTGTCAATATCTCCCACCACTGGATCACCTCCCACACCTCAGGGTTCTTGAACTAAGGAGATTGGAGTCCCTTGAATTCGTTTCAAAAAACAGTGACCAAACTAGTGCTGACACCGAAGCCTCCTCTTCCTCTAGTACACCATTTTTTCCATCGTTAAAGGAACTCACAATCTCTGACTGCCCTAAACTCAAAAGCTGGTGGGAAACTGCCAAGTGGGAAGACAACAGACCGTTCTTTACTCGCATTTCTAAACTTGACGTTCAATGCTGCCCTGAGTTGCATTGCATGCCTTTGTACCCTTATCTGGGTGAAGAGTTGGTCCTTGTGGATTCAAGCGTAAAGTCAATGAGGGATACAGTGCATGCAAGAACTTCAGAGGACTTCCTTCCTTTATCCAAATTGAAGACCATGCTAATTGCACGTATCACTCAATCTCCACCTGAGAAATGGCTTAAAAATTTCATTTCCCTTGAGACCCTTCAAATTCGTGATTGCTCTAAATTAGTGTCTCTACCCCAAGGTTTCAAGTCTTTGAGCTCACTCCAGAGTCTTACCATTGAGAGATGTTCAGAACTTGATCTTGACAGATCCAAGAGTGAATGGGAGGGTCTGAAACACCTACGTGTTCTGACCATAAAGGAAATTCCGAAGCTCAAATCCCTTCCCTGGGGTGTTGAGGATGTTACCTCTCTGAAAGAGCTCCAGCTTCATGAATGCCCTGCCTTGACTAATCTACCCGAAACCATAGGCAACCTCACTTCCCTTACTAAACTAGTTATTTGTAAATGTGAAAACTTGGATTCGCTGCCAAAAGGAATAGAAAAGCTCAAGTCTTTAGATTCGTTGACCATTACAGACTGCCCCCTGTTAACGCCAAGGTGTCAACCTGAAACGGGGGATGATTGGCCACAAATTGGTCATATCAGAAATATCATTCTAAAGCAAAGTTCTCAAGACTTGAGGGATTTATGGAGTCATGGGAGGATTGGTTTGGGAACATATTTCTAA